In the Oncorhynchus tshawytscha isolate Ot180627B linkage group LG17, Otsh_v2.0, whole genome shotgun sequence genome, CAAAGTTTCTCTCTGTTGTAGCTGCTGGAGCCAGTGCTGTTGCTGGGAAAGGAGCGTTTTGCTGGAGTTGACATCCGAGTGCGAGTGAAGGGTGGTGGACATGTCGCACAGATCTACGGTGACTTGTTTTTACAACTGGAAGCTGCTCTACTTCAGTTTAGCCATATCATCTCAGTAGAAACTGATGCCTTGATTTGAAATAACTGTACTTGACTGAATATGGCCGTTTGTCTTACGCTGTGCCTTCTCCTTGCAGCTATTCGTCAGTCCATCTCCAAAGCCCTGGTCGCATACTACCAGAAATGTAAGAGAATCATTTTACTGTACATGAAATAATGCATAATCTTGTTTTCAATGGAATATTGCCTCTTGATAAAATATTTGAGTGTTACTTTGGACTAATTTTTGCAGGAAGCAATATTGCTATGTTGGGTTTTATCCCTTTTGGATGATGGCGGGTGCATGAGTGCTGCCTTTCCATTTGGTCAAGAAAGATGGTTCACTAACTAACCCGTCCTGCTAATATCCCGCCAGATGTGGATGAGGCCTCCAAGAAGGAGATCAAGGACATCCTGATCCAGTACGACAGGACCCTGCTGGTTGCCGACCCTCGTCGCTGCGAGTCCAAGAAGTTCGGTGGACCAGGAGCCCGTGCCCGCTACCAGAAGTCTTACCGTTAACATCTGTACATTTTCATGTAATAAAGTTGAGGGAGAAAATATTTATGGCCTGTTTCTTTAAACTTGCTTGATATAATAGTTTTATTAATGACCATCAAGCACTACTTGGAAAGTGTTTTTAAAGGTAGACTGCGATAGGATGCAGAAAGTAACTGGCATATGGGGTATATTTCCACAACCAAGAGCGTTGAAGCATGAGGCTCAGCTGTTTTGGTCCCGTGGCAACCACGCTGTGAACGGCGTGAAGCGAACCTGTGCAGATGGTGACCTATGAGGGCAGTCTTGCATCGCTCAATATCTGTGGTGCTGCTTCTGGCAATGCCATTTTATTGTCTACCTTTTTTAGTAGTTAAACACTATCCTCTGGGTTTCACCCAAATGCATTCAATTAATTGCTAGACTAGAACTGGGTTGTTGAAATGGCTGAAGTGAATAAGCATTATAGCAGGAGTATGTTATGCTTGCTCTCATCCCACGTCTGCCGTGGGGAACCTTGAGCATCACTACAAGCTTCTTGTCATCCCATGTCTTTTCAGCTTGGGGCCATTTCACATTTAACTATGCATTGTGTATTTCAGTCAAATCTTGAATTTGGAATTGTCATTCCAAAAATTATACTTAGTTCTAATCCATTTTAGTGGAGTGCCTTTCAATGTCAGCATTATACTGGTCAAAACCATGAGTCTGTTCAGCTGTTGACAAAGCAAAGGACATACACcgaagaaaaatataaacgcaacatggtaAGTGTTGGTCTCATGATTCATGAGCTTAAATATAAGATCCCAGAATGTTCCATACCTACAGGCTCTCATTTTGTGCACAATTTCGTTTACATCCCTgtagtgagcgtttctcctttgccaaggtaatccatccacaAGATAAGTGGTGTGTATCAAGagactgattaaacagcatgatcattacataggtgcatcTTGTGCTCGGGACAAACTGCCACTCTAAAATGACGTTaagtcacaacacaatgctacagatgtctcaagttttgagtgcaattggcatgctgacttcagaaatgtccaccagagctattgccagagaatttaatgttcatttctataccataagctgcctccaatgttttAGAGAATCTTCACTTACCGGATCATCTTGAGACCAGCCAcctagacagctgatgaaactggtaCACTTCTGtcttataaagcccttttgtggggttCTGATTGGCTGTGCCTGACTCCCCTGtgagtgggcctatgccctcccaggtccacccatggctgtgcactgcccagtcatgtgaaatctgtagattatgccctaatgaatttatttcaattgatttacttctatgaactgtaactcagtaaaattgttgcattttgtgttttatatttttgttctgtgtactTTTATTGTAAACATGCCTATTGTAGGCTCCCGGGTGggggcagtggtctaagacactgcatctcagtgctagtggtgtcactacagaccctgttttgattccaggctgaatcacaaccggacgtgattgggagacccatagaGCGACCCACAATTAGCCCAGCGCCGTCTGggtttaggccgtcattgtaaatcagaatttgttctttagctgacttgcctagttaaatacattcaTTTTGAATGGACCAAGTTGTCTTGTTCTGCGTTCAGTGCTCAGTTTGtttttcttctcctccacctaGTCCTAGAATGAACAACGGCCTACCTCCAGTATATGGGGTACATATACCTCCATCTGTAACATGTTTCTAGATTTGATACTAGTTTTTAGATTTGATACTAGCTTCTATTGTACTTGTGGAATGGATTGGACAGAAGCAGATTTGTTAGATACCTAACTTAAATTTCTCTGATTTCAACTGCTCCCTTTTCACCAGAAGAGGGTGCTGTGTGACAAAGTACGAATCCAATCACACAAACATGTTAACAGCTCAAAATCGAGTCAAAGCTTTGCCTGTTCCACACAGCACAAGGTTCTTCTGTTCATTAAACTCAATTTCTCTGATCATTGATTCACTCAACTTAATTTCCTCAGTGTGAGCCCCTCACAGGGAAACTATCCGCTATCCATAAGGAGCTTTggtaatggaaaaatgtatcaatCAAGAGATCAGAGTATTGTTGCTCCTAAAAGTCAGTTAAATTGTCTTATTTTATATAGTCTCCACTAT is a window encoding:
- the rps16 gene encoding 40S ribosomal protein S16, which produces MPAKGPLQSVQVFGRKKTATAVAHCKRGNGLIKVNGRPLEMIEPATLQYKLLEPVLLLGKERFAGVDIRVRVKGGGHVAQIYAIRQSISKALVAYYQKYVDEASKKEIKDILIQYDRTLLVADPRRCESKKFGGPGARARYQKSYR